DNA sequence from the Myxocyprinus asiaticus isolate MX2 ecotype Aquarium Trade chromosome 3, UBuf_Myxa_2, whole genome shotgun sequence genome:
ACATTATCACACAGCTAATTTCATATCTAATCCTTTCATAGGAAGAAAACATTAATGTTGGTTATACTGCTATTATAATCTATGATCCATATtgattatattgttttattttctcattCATTATATTCCTTTTGGTGTGTCTGAAGAGAATATAATCTGCAATGGCAGAGAAGATACAGTATATgtcttaatataatattttagtgGATAGGCTAAGAAATATTGACTGTACTATTGATTTGGTTCAGCTGGTGTCAAGAGACCTGACCTTAATTTGACCACATGTACTGTAAAGCATTGAGACTGTGTGAAAACAGGTGCTGTTATTAACAGGTGCTGGTGAGAAGCAGGATAATGCactgttaaatttatggtaaagaactggcagctgtggttgccagaaattccccgtaaaaaatgcaataaccacgtttcaggctttgCGGGATGTAATATTGATGCcagtatattttatggtgcattaccatcgtttatattattaaatattaaactttatatatacgtttaaccttctgaaactttaaaaaaccttcttttcactttataatttatttttaatcaccaTCGTAATTACTGAAGCATTTATGATAACAGAAAATTCAACAATTTATACCCTTCCTGTAACAACGGCCAATGAACTTACAGAGACAGTGCTCAgatgcactcacacaaacactaaatacCATGACGGTaacaacacatgtgaaattaaaataatgtaataaacattaactaaactacatcaaatataacacagaacaccccaaagtacataactgatattaaacataagatgaaacataactattcccataaaatataatgaaatgaactgggtcacgcagggaattctgggaacgcacgattattgtttttaccatttaacaataatttaccgtaaaaaagtatatgtactctcttgttaaacataatattaatttttactgttaattatacagaaaatcatactttttacattaaatatatatatatattttaaaactacatgtattgtctttttaaaaatatttaaaaatgttaccgTGTATTataaggtaactacccgttaaccaattaacgttttttttactgtagcatttttacagtcttttaccgttaaaattacaacaaaaaaaaaatgtacagtgttCCTTTATTTTTGTTTCAAGCAGTCTTACTAGTATTGTAACAAACTAAGACCAGATTTGAAAAGCACCTTACAGTAGATGGACAGgttaaaagatttttaaatgtacagtctgaattacttattttaaacacGCTGTTTGAGCAGGCTTATAAATATGCAAATGAGAAGTTCGGAAAACCAATAAACACCGCCGAGCAGCTGCTCGTGCGTTACATCCCGATGTTTTCTTCAAAACTGATTTAGGCCCTGGTGTCTGACTTTTGCTTAAATATATTAAAGTCTTTGGATTGTATTTTCTAAGTCACTGTTCGGCTCAAACTGGTAACCGAAACTGTGATTTGTTTACCTGGCACGGTATCGAGACACACTAGATGATATAGGCTACATAACTATCTaagcatgtttttaaagatatattgtaaatattcttaaaacactCGACTTAAAAGGGTGTATACTCGTGGACATTTCAGAGagctaataaaaaacaattaaaacggTTAAGTTTTATGCACTATTCCTCATTGGCATGTCAATAAAGGATCTGCAACAACTTTGCCTCTACACCACCACTATCAGTCCTCGATGCGCAAGAACAAAACAAACTCTTACGCCCGCTACATTACGACTAGGAAAACAACTAGCAACATTTACGCCTGATACATAAGTGTTTAAAGTCGTAAACTTTTTAACATACcacttttaaacagaaataatCCTGTAGAAACAAAATGAGCGGCTGCGGTGTCCGATGATTTGTAATaggtttattgttattattattgaccTACCTTTACATTGTATGGACTGGGCAATTGTGATCTTCAGTGTTCCAGAGATCGATTCACCGGGGCTGTACACAGTTTTGTTGTTATTAAGGGTTATTTTGAATTCCTGAAGCTTTCCCATTCTGTTTTCTGTCCACCGCGAACAGGTGGGTTAACGAAACTGAGCTACAACGAATAAAGGAAATGATCTACCTGTGGCCGACGTCACTCAATTTACATCATGACGTCACGCAAGGAGTCCATAGTTTTCACTGAGGAAAGCACAAATAATTTCATGCGAATACCGAGTTAGTTTTGTCATTGTGCCAGTCAATAACGTGTTATCTCATATTTTACACGATCCATAAGACCTTAACACTAAGACAAAcacatttattgtattatttagtcACATTGCTATCGCTGACTGTTGGAAATTTGAATACCTTTAACGTAAAGTGCGCGCGCATTCTAAATATTAGTTCCTTTTTAAGTGTATTTAGAACTCCATTAAGAAGATCCAACTGAATTAGTGAAGGGTTGCTAGCTcaattgttgtttattttaatgttcacatTTACAAAGCAGTTATTTTACAAACTAAAATAACcattaatacaaaattttaaaaaaaagagacatttaaaaaaaataatcacaccATTGATCTTATTCAtggtagcaccatctttgatttgtaTGGGAAAgaggaggctgtgagggatagacatctCTTCAAAAGCACGaactgtataaagctgtaaaacgCTCATTGATCACATCTGGTTTTCCACAActtatgttgtctggagttctttgtctactaaatgtccttaaaaatatgttttttcaatgttttgttcgtggaacaatccaaaaacactttaaactgcagtacaaaccattgaagagactgtacatctatccctcgcAGCCTCATTAtaattcctgtcaaaaatcaaagatagcGCTTCTGTGAATAAGGTTGTGATACAAAACGGTTGCTTGCATCAACAGCAAAGGTTGAGGTCACAGTATTACAATTTACACTGCCAAAAGAAACTTAATTAAAAGGTACACAAATATGTTGTAATTGTAAACTTAAAAGcagtacttaaaatgtatgtttaacaaAGACATCCAAATCAAAATTTAAATTCACTGAGAGACTGTatatattacatttctgtttacACATTGACCTGTGTCTGATTCACTTTTGTTGTCGACATTCCGCCTGACTCCCATTGCCTTGAAAGATCTCCGGAATGCTTTCACAAAATCACGTGAGCCAAAACAGTAGATTAGGGGGTCCAAGCAGCAGTTGATTCCTGCTAAtatataacatgtataatatgctGTTTGCAACTGCAAGATAAGCCCGCATTTCTTAGGGTAAAACTTTATCACAACTACTCCTATGGTCCGAACAACATTGAGAGGAATAAAGCAAAGTCCAAATATGACTAGACATATGCCTATCATCCTCATCGACTTGGCCTTGACTGACTGGCTCTGAGCAGAATTTATGTTAATACGGGATAATGAGCTGGCCAGGCGACTATAGCAAAACACAGACACAGTTAAGGGTAAAATACACGAAAATATGAAAATCACAAAGTTTATAATAAAGTACACTTCCGTGAATGTTTTCTGATGGATAGTAAGACACTGCATATTGTGTTCCTCAGTGGTTACAGGAAGCATCAATCCATAGATAATGCCAATCACTAACAGAAAACACCAAATCCCAGCACATAGTTTCTTCATGAAAGCCTTTCTTTTAATCAGTGAGGAGCGGCTGAAGTGCACCACACAAACATAGCGATGAACACTAATGAGTGTAAGGAACAGGATGCTGCCATTGAAGTGGATACTGAGCACGGCAATCTTCAGCTGGCAGACGAATGTCCCGAAAATCCAGTTGCCTTTCATGGCGAAGTATACTGCCATCAATGGGGTGATCGGAGAAATTATAGCATCAGACAGAGCCAGGTTAAACTGCAAAACAGTTCCAGAGTTCCATTTGCGAAGGCGACGTGTGAAGACCCACAGACTGAAGCTGTTGAGCAGGAGGCCCAACAGATAGACCAGACAGAAGATCACAGCAAGTGATATGTGCTGAGGCTGAGGAGAACATGTTGTATTGCTGCTGTTCCAAACCATCTTAGAAGAATGTCACTGTGAAGGAAAAACAAGTGATAGGTGGAATAAGGTAGGTGCGATAAAATGCAAAAACTTTTTTCTCTATAAAAAGTTCATTTGCattgccatgttgacagcatttgCATTACCCTGTCAGTAAGTAATTTCATACAAATTAAAAGCAACATAAACTGACCAACATGCAATTCTAaatcttaaccctaaacctagtcCATATGTCATGACCAAAATCTTAGTTACAAGCTGGATAGCAAGTGgatttttagatttgttcttaaagggatagttcacccatcctttactcactctcatgcaatcccagatgcttatgactttctttatactgctgaacacaaacaaagattttaatagAATGTTTCAGCTCTCAACGTCCTCACAATGCGAataggtaccaacattttgaagctccaaaaagtacatataggcagcgtaaaagtaaactataagactccagtggtcaaatctatatcttcagaagtgatatgatgggtgtgggtaaataacagatcaatatttaagtccattttgcACTATTGAAAGCATCTTAACTAACTGTATCATAGTGTGGTATGGTAACTCCACAGTgggtggtgaaaactgcccaataTATCACTGGTACCCAGTTACCCTCTATCAAAGACATCTACCACAAACGCTGTGTACAAAGGGTGAGAAATATCATCAAAGACACCTCACCCATCTGGGAGAAATTACAGGAGTCTTCGCTGTCACACCAGCTGACTCAGAAACAGTTTCTTCCCTTCAGCGGTCAGCCTACTGAACTCTGAACTCTGGCACTAAACTGTGCTAAGCCccccaaccaaaaaaaaaaaaacaaaaaaaaattgtactgtACAATTTTACTGCTGTTTGCACACTACCTGTAATACTTGAATCCTATGCACCTTCTGTCTTGCATTTAACTGTTTAGATCTGTTACATGTAATTTGCACTACAGTGCTAAATGCCATTTTATACCTCATCCTCAATCTCAGTCcctttttgcacattttgcactATTTACACATGATGCCATATATACTCTAATGTTCACCATTCATTCACACATCTCTGTTCAGTACATCATATCTATTTACATTCCTGTCATTTGCACTGAGCTGGTCTCTACCTCTGGCACTATTActgtgtaaatatacagtatacagtatatacagtttacAGTTTACAatatattgctatttgcacttctggttagatgctaactgcattttaTTTGCTCTGTacttgtactctgcacaatgacaataaagttgaatctaatatttacatttctatttttatttctatttcagttaAAACAGATGAGTAAATTATTTGGCAGAGGACAACCTTGTGTAATCAAATTAAACTATTCCCTATCCAGTCCAAATTCCACATAGGTCTAGATAGTATATAGCTAGGCTGACATACAACATTGTAAAAACAACCAAGATTGAGATACActtgaccactttattaggtacacctgtacacctacttattcatgcgattatctaatcagtcaatcgagtggcagcagtgcaatgcataaaatcatgcagatatgggtcaggaccttcagttaatgttcacatcaaccatcagaatggggaaaaaattgatctcagcgatttcgaccgtggcatgattgttggtgccagacgggctggtttgagcatttctgtagatctcctgggatttcagcAGCTACAGTTCTgcggaatgcacaacacatcgaactttgaggtgaatgggctacagcagcagaatgCCATTTCGGGTTCAACTTCTGTCAGTCAAGAAAAGGAAGCTGAAgcttctgttcttggctgacagaagtggaaccctgttgtagcccattcgcctcaaggttcgacatgttgtcattctgagatgctattctgctcactacaattgtacagagtggttatccgagttaccgtagcctttctgtcagctcgaaccagtctgaccattctccattgacctctctcatcaataaggcatttccatctgcagaactgccactcactggatgttttttgttttggcaccattctgagtaaactctagagactgttgtgcatgaaaatccaagaagatcagcagttacagaaatactcaaaccagcccatctggcaccaacagtcatccatgcgattatctaattagccaatcatgtggcagcagtgcagtgcataaaatcatgcagacacaggtcaggagcttcagttggtGAGTGTATGTATCCCTTTATTCATTTGAACAGTAATGGATGATGTGATTAAATAAACTAATCCatttacagctgtgctcaaaagtttgcatacccttggagaattggtaatatatgtaccatttttaaagaaaacatgagtgagcaggcaaaacaaatttcttttatttcttatgggattcatattcaactgtaggttataacagaatggcacaatcataaaacaaaacatggcaacaaagaaaaaaatgaaatgacccctgttcaaaagtctgcatacccttagttcttaatactgtgtattgccccctttagcatcaatgacagtgtgcagtcttttgtaatagttgtctatgaggccccagatCCTTGCAGGTGGtaaagctgcccattcgtcttggcaaaatgcctccaggtcatgcaaagtctttggtcatcttccatgaaccacacgtttgagatctccccagagtggctcgatgatattaaggtcaggagactgtgatggccactccagaaccttcacctttttctgctgtaactactggagggtcaacttggctttgtgcttagggccattgttgtgctggaaagtccaagggtgtcccatgcacagcttttgtgcagaagaatgcaaattgtctgccagtattttctgataacattctgtattcatcttgccatcaattttcacaagataccCCGTGCCTCACACCCccctaaaacatcagtgagccaccaccatgcttcacactggggatggtattcttttcactatagtcctttttgacccctctccaaacatagcgcttattggttgtgaccataaagctctatatTGGTCTCATccctccaaattacagtgtaccagaagctgtgaggcgtgtcaaggtgttatcggcatactgtaaccgggctttttttgtggcatcggcacagtaaaggcttctttctggcaactcgaccatgcagctcatttttgatcaagtatcgtcgtattgtgctctttgaaacaaccacaccatcttttttccagagcagcctgtatttctcctgaggttgcctgtgggtttttctttgtatcccgaacaattcttctggcagttgtggctgaaatctttcttggtctacctgaccttggcttggtatcaagagatccctgaattttccacttcttaataagtgattgaacattactgactggcattttcaaggctttggatatctttttatatccttttccatatttataaagttccattaccttgctacgcaggtcttttgacagttcttttctgctccccatggctcagtatctagcctgctcagtgcatcacaattgggcttaaacagctcgctgtgcagctggatcctggacgccaggtggttagaatgggcagtaacatctcctcatcactgaccctcaacactggagccccgtagggctgtgttcttagcccactcctgtattccctgtacacatgactgtgtggcaacacatagctccaatgccatcattaagtttgctgatgatacgacggtggtaggtctgatcactgacaatgatgaaacagcctacagagaggaggtgcacactctgacacactggtgtcaggagcacaacctctccctcaacgtcagtaagacaaaggagcttgtggtggacttcaggagaagagaaagtgaACACAGCCccttcaccatcaatggagcaccagtggagagagtcagcaacttcaagttcctgggtgtccacatcactgaggaactcacatggtccgtccacactgaggccgttgtgaagaaggctcatcagcgcatcttcttcctgagatggctgaggaagtttggaatgaaccaccacatcctcacagggttctacaccagcactggctgcatctccgcttggtacagcaatagcaccgcccacaaccgcaaagccctgcaaagggtggtgcgaactgccagacacatcatcggaggtgagcttccctccctccaggacatatacaccaggcggtgtgtgaaaaaagctcggaggatcatcagagacttcagccacccgagccacgggctgctctcactgctaccatcaggcaggcgttatcgcagcatcaggacccgcaccagccgacttcatgacagcttcttcccccaagcaatcagacttttgagctcttgatctctcacaatcaatatacatcagcactgcactttattaatcttattatctcacactggactgtcataaattatattctcttaacaacacattggcaactgactatcaaccgacagcctgaatgtcaatacagtacaatacaacctactgtacattttatatatactatatattaaaaaaaaaattattgtataatgtgtattctgtatgttattatttgtatattgtgttgtgtgtaattatgtgcatattagattttaaattgtgttgtgtaaatttgatgtttattgtagattggtatatgtctcatcactaccacgactgctatgttgctcagaattgcacccaagaatttcacacacaatagcacttgtgtatatggttgtgtgacaataaaagtgatttgattttgatttgatttgactcatTGATtacttatacacagacactatttgcaatttaaaaagccacaggtgtgggaaattaacctttaattgccatttaaacatgtgtgtgtcaccttgtgtgtctgtaacaaggccaaacagtcaagggtatgtaaactttttatcagggccatttgggtgatttctgttatcattatgatttaaaaaggagccaaacaactatgtgataataaatggcttcatatgatcaccatccttaaataaaagacagttttttgcatgatcagtcatattttcaaaatagatgccaaaatttcaccatttctgccagggtatgcaaacttttgtgcacaactgtatCTTGAAACATTGAGCACATAACTGAAGGTGGGCATATGCACATGAAACTCATGACCAGAAAATGGCATGCTTGCGATCTTTGTAACATGCACAAGTCAAAGTTTTAAAAACGAAAACGAAAAATATTTTATGATCAATTCAATTTCGTTTAAGTTAGTTTTGAAGCAATGCATGATAGTTTCAGTTtaggtttagtttttttttaaagatgattttagttttagttttaaatgtagtttttccaggttattttttggaattttgtttcagtttttgtttctttttaattgaactataataaccttggtcCCATGCAGCTTGTTAGTGTCAGAATTTTGTCATCACTCAACCTTGAATGTTCAtagaaatatacaggtgcatctcaataaattagaatgtcgtggaaaagttggTGACATGCcaatggtgacatgccaatcagctaatcaactcctgcaaatgtttcctgagccttcaaaatggtctctcagtttggttcactaggctacacaatcatggggaagactgctgatctgacagttgtccagaagacaatcattgacacccttcacaaggagggtaagccacaaacattcattgccaaagaagctggctgttcacagagtgctgtatccaagcatgttaacagaaagttaagtggaaggaaatagtgtggaagaaaaagatgcacaaccaaccgagagaaccacagccttatgaggattgtcaagcaaaatcgattcaagaatttgggtgaacttcacaaggaatggactgaggctggggtcaaggcatcaagagccaccacacacagacgtgtcaaggaatttggctacagttgtcgtattcctcttgttaagccactcctgaaccacagacaacatcagatgcgtcttacctgggcta
Encoded proteins:
- the LOC127420063 gene encoding P2Y purinoceptor 4-like, with the translated sequence MVWNSSNTTCSPQPQHISLAVIFCLVYLLGLLLNSFSLWVFTRRLRKWNSGTVLQFNLALSDAIISPITPLMAVYFAMKGNWIFGTFVCQLKIAVLSIHFNGSILFLTLISVHRYVCVVHFSRSSLIKRKAFMKKLCAGIWCFLLVIGIIYGLMLPVTTEEHNMQCLTIHQKTFTEVYFIINFVIFIFSCILPLTVSVFCYSRLASSLSRININSAQSQSVKAKSMRMIGICLVIFGLCFIPLNVVRTIGVVVIKFYPKKCGLILQLQTAYYTCYILAGINCCLDPLIYCFGSRDFVKAFRRSFKAMGVRRNVDNKSESDTGQCVNRNVIYTVSQ